The sequence ACGTCTTCTTCCCGGACGACTACGACGCCGAGTTCGACGCGGTCTTCGGTGACCCCGGGCGCGGCGTACGGGCCCGACCGGCGGCCGACCCGGCCGTGTTCGTCACAGTGGCCGACGACCCGATGGTCCGCCCGGCCGGACACGAAGCGTGGTTCGTGCTGGTCAACGCCCCGCGGCAGGGCACCGCGGCGGGCGCGGTCGACTGGCGACGCCCGGGGCTGGCCGACGCGTACGCCGATCGGATCCTGGACGTGCTGGCGCGGCGCGGCGTGGACGTGCGCGACCGGCTGCTGTTCCGCGAGATCCGCACCCCCGCCGACCTGGGCGTGGCGACCGGCGCGCCGGGCGGCTCGATCTACGGCACCGCCGGTGGGCTGCTCCGCCCGGCCAACCGGGGCCCGGCGAACGGGCTGTGGCTGGTGGGTGGCTCCACCCACCCGGGCGGCGGGTTGCCGATGGTCACCCTCTCCGCGCAGATCGTCGCCGACGAGATCGGCCCCGCCTGGTAGACCCTGCATGCTCCAGCCGGTGTCTGTTTCCGCGCGTCGGGCTGGGCCGTTCAGCCGGCCCGGCCCCCTCAGTCGGCGTCGAGCAGGGCGCGGCGGATGCTGGAGAGCAGTTGCCCCAGGCCGAAACCGGCCAGCAGCACCCAGACCGCTGTCGCCATGGTGATGGTGCCGGCGGCCAGGTCCGGCTCGATCAGCCCGGCCAGCCCGGCGACCAGCAAACCGGCCAGCGCCACCGAAACCCGGGTGGGGCGTTCGCCCACCGTCACCGCGCCGATCTCCCGCATGCCGGCGGCGACCGCACGCGCTCGGACGTACTCGTGCAACCAGGACAGCGCGCCGCCCGCGACGACCAGCCCGCCCGGCGCGCCCACCAGCCAGAACGCCAGCAGCCACGCCACCTCACCGAGCCGGTCGGCGACCGAGTCGTAGACGTAGCCGAGCCGGGTGGTGCGACCGGTGGCGACCGCCACCGCACCGTCCACGCTGTCCGCCACGGCGGCGAGCAGCACGAACAGCGCGCCGAGGAACGGCCCGTCCCCCGGCCGACCCACCAGCAACGGTACGCAGAAGCAGAGCAGCACCCCGGCCACTGTGACCGCGGTGGGGCTGACCCGCAGCCGGCCCAGCACATATCCGACGTGGTACGCGAATCGCAGCCAGGCGCGCACCACCGGCGCCGCGACCCGAGGGTCGAACCCGCCGTGCAACCGCGCCCACGCCGTGGCGTACTGATCCCAGTTCAGCTGTGTGCCCACCACGGATCAACCGTCGTGCCGGTCAACAGGTGTCGCAGGTGCAGCGTTCACACGCGGGCGCCGACCTTCAGGTTCTGCCAGACCTCGCGGGTCGCTGTGGACCGGTTGAGGGTGATGAAGTGGATTCCCGGCACGCCCTCGTCCAACAGTCGGCGGCACATCTCGCTGGCCTGCTCGATGCCGAGCCGGCGGACGGCGTCCGGGTCGTCGGCGACGCGTTCGAAGCGGGCCGCCAACGCCGGTGGGAACGGCGCACCGGACAGCTGCACGGACCGCTCGATGGTGCTGAACTGGGTCACCGGCATCACGCCCGCCAGGATCGGGGTGTCACAGCCAGCAGCCGCCACCCGGTCACGTAGCCGCAGGTAGTCGTCGGCGTCGAAGAACATCTGCGTGACCGCGAACTCCGCGCCGGCCCGACACTTGCGGACGAACTGGGCGGTGTCGCTGGCCACATCGGGCGAGCGGGGGTGCTTGTACGGGAAGGCGGCCACGCCGACGCTGAAGTCGCCGGCGTCACGCACCAGCCGGACCAGGTCCTCGGCGTAGTCCACGCCCTCGGGGTGACGGATCCACTCACCGCCCGGGTTGCCCGGGGGGTCGCCACGAACGGCCAGCACGTTGCGCACGCCCACCCCGGCGAGCCGGCCGACCACGTGCCGCAGCTCGGCGACGGAGTGGTTGACCGCTGTCAGGTGGGCCATCGGCAGCAGGGTGGTCTCGGTGGCGATCCGCTCGGTCACCGCAACTGTGGTGTCCCGCGTCGAACCACCGGCGCCGTACGTGATCGACACGAACGACGGGCGCAGGGACTCCAACTCGCGGATGGCCTGCCAGAGCAGCTGCTCCCCCGCCTCGGTCTTGGGCGGGAAGAACTCGAACGAGAAGGTCGGCTGGTGCTCACGGATGAGCTCCCCGATCGCCGGCTGGGGATTGGGGAGTACCGAGGGAAGACCGAGCGCCACGGTCCAACTCTAGCGGTCGATGCCACCACGACCCAGGCCCTTCCCACTCCGACGGCCGGGCGGCCCCCCGCGTCCCGATCCGGCGGGCGGGAAGGCGTCGTACCTCCGGGGTAGGAAGGGGTGGTGCGGGAGGGGCGGCGGGGGCGGCCCCGGGGGCCCGCGCGGGGGTCAGCAACCGAGCGGTGCCGCTGGTCCCGCCCGTTCCGGGCGGGCCGGTGGGCGCCGCGCCGACGCCCGCCAGGAGGACAGATGACCCCGCCCGCACCGCCGCGTCCCGCGCAGCTCGGGCCGCTGCTGGCTCGCTGCCGACTCGACCGGGGCTGGAGCCAGCAGCGAGCCGCCGCCGAGCTGTGCGCCGCCGCCGGGGTGCCGACGTTGAGTCGGCACGAGATTTCCCGGTGGGAACGACAGCGTCGCGTGCCGGGCGGTTTCTGGCTCGGCTGGCTCGCCGTCGTCCTGGACGTGCCGCTGGTGGCGCTCGCCGAGGCCGCCGCGGCCACCCGAAGGGCCGGCTCGACGAGGGCCACCGGGCCGGGCCGCGCCGCGGTGGCCGGCGCGCGACCGAGTGGGCGCACGGGTCCCGGCCGCACCAGCCGGACTACGCGTGGCAGTGGAGCACGAAACATGACGACCAGCTAGCGTCGGGGCGTGACCCACGCTGCTCCCGTGTCCCCCGTCGACCGCGCCGGCCTGCGGGAGCGGGTCGACAAGGCCCTCACCGAGTTCCTGGCCGGCCAGCGGATCCGCCTCGCCGCCGTGGACGACGCGCTGGGCCCGGTGGCCGAGGCGATCGAGGCGTTCGTGCTCGGCGGCGGCAAGCGGCTGCGTCCGGCATTCGCGTACTGGGGGTTCCGGGGGGCCGGCGGGGTGGACGGCGACCAGGTGCTCACCGCCCTGGCCGCGCTGGAGTTCGTCCAGGCCAGCGCCCTGATCCACGACGACCTGATGGACCGCTCCGACACCCGCCGGGGCGAGCCGGCGATACACCGGCGCTTCGCCACCCGACACCGGGAGGCCGGCTGGGGCGGCGACCCGGACGGTTTCGGCGACGCCGCGGCCATCCTGCTCGGCGACCTCTGCCTGGTCTGGTCCGACGAGCTGCTGCACTCCGCCGGCCTGGACCTGTGGTCGTTGGCCCGGGCCCGTCCGGTCTTCGACGAGATGCGCACCGAGGTCACCGTCGGGCAGTACCTCGACGTGCTGACGCAGGTCACCGGGGACACCTCGGTGGAACGGGCCAGCAAGGTCGCCCGGTACAAGTCAGCGAAGTACACCGTCGAGCGTCCGATGCTGCTCGGCGCCGCGCTTGCCGACGCGCCGGAGGACGTGCGGACGGCCTACTCGGCGTACGGGCTGCCGTTGGGCGAGGCGTTCCAGCTCCGCGACGACGTGCTCGGGGTCTTCGGTGACCCGGCGCTGACCGGCAAGCCGGCCGGGGACGACCTGCGCGAGGGCAAGCGCACCTACCTGGTGGCGGCGGCGGTGGAGGCCACCGACGACGCGGGCCGCGAGCTGCTGCTCGGCCGGCTCGGCGACCCGGAGCTGGACGAGCAGGGGGTGACCCGGCTCCGCGAGGTGATCTCGGGTAGTGGGGCTCTGGCCCGTACCGAGCAGCGGATCGTCACGCTCACCGACACCGCCCTGGCCGCCCTGACCGCCATCGACCTGGAGACCGAGGCCCGCCAAGCCCTGGTAGACCTGGCCATAGCCGCAACCCGCCGAGCCGACTGACCGCTCTGCCCCCGCTCCCCCGCCCCCGCGGTTGATCATGAGGTTGGCGACCTTCGCCTCGGCGTGTCGCGCCGCCAACCTCATGATCAACGCAGGGAGGTGGGGTTAGAAGCCTTGGGCTTGGGCTCGGCGTTTCACCTCGCGGGCCTGGTCGCCGGAGAGGGCGGCGGCCGGGGTGGCGCCGGGGAGGGTGTCGTCCGGCTCGTAGAGCCAGCGCAGGGCGGCCTCGTCGTCGTAGCCGTTGTCGGCGAGCAGGTTGAGCACGCCGGGCAGGTGCTTGAGCACGGTCTCGTTGGCGACCAGCTCGGCCGGGATCCGGCGGACGCCGTCGCGGCGGACCGCCAACAGCTCACGGTCACGGATCATCTGGTGCACCTTGCTGATCGACACGTCGAGGCGTTCGGCGACGTCGGGCAGGGTCAACCAGCCGGCCGGGTCGGTGGGTCCGGCGAGCTCCAGGCCGGGCGCGGCCTGGTCGGGTACGGGTTCGGTCACCCGACCACCCTGCCACGCCGCCGCCGCGACGAGCCACCGGCACCCCGGGAGACCCATCGGCGCCCACTCCGTTGATCGTCGCTGACCAGCGGATAAGGGGTGGCGAGCGCGGCGGGACGGACCGGTTCGGCGTACGGCTGTAGCATCCTGTTCATCCTTCACC comes from Micromonospora vinacea and encodes:
- a CDS encoding helix-turn-helix domain-containing protein; translation: MTPPAPPRPAQLGPLLARCRLDRGWSQQRAAAELCAAAGVPTLSRHEISRWERQRRVPGGFWLGWLAVVLDVPLVALAEAAAATRRAGSTRATGPGRAAVAGARPSGRTGPGRTSRTTRGSGARNMTTS
- a CDS encoding Rv2175c family DNA-binding protein — encoded protein: MTEPVPDQAAPGLELAGPTDPAGWLTLPDVAERLDVSISKVHQMIRDRELLAVRRDGVRRIPAELVANETVLKHLPGVLNLLADNGYDDEAALRWLYEPDDTLPGATPAAALSGDQAREVKRRAQAQGF
- a CDS encoding CDP-alcohol phosphatidyltransferase family protein, with amino-acid sequence MVGTQLNWDQYATAWARLHGGFDPRVAAPVVRAWLRFAYHVGYVLGRLRVSPTAVTVAGVLLCFCVPLLVGRPGDGPFLGALFVLLAAVADSVDGAVAVATGRTTRLGYVYDSVADRLGEVAWLLAFWLVGAPGGLVVAGGALSWLHEYVRARAVAAGMREIGAVTVGERPTRVSVALAGLLVAGLAGLIEPDLAAGTITMATAVWVLLAGFGLGQLLSSIRRALLDAD
- the metF gene encoding methylenetetrahydrofolate reductase [NAD(P)H]; this translates as MALGLPSVLPNPQPAIGELIREHQPTFSFEFFPPKTEAGEQLLWQAIRELESLRPSFVSITYGAGGSTRDTTVAVTERIATETTLLPMAHLTAVNHSVAELRHVVGRLAGVGVRNVLAVRGDPPGNPGGEWIRHPEGVDYAEDLVRLVRDAGDFSVGVAAFPYKHPRSPDVASDTAQFVRKCRAGAEFAVTQMFFDADDYLRLRDRVAAAGCDTPILAGVMPVTQFSTIERSVQLSGAPFPPALAARFERVADDPDAVRRLGIEQASEMCRRLLDEGVPGIHFITLNRSTATREVWQNLKVGARV
- a CDS encoding polyprenyl synthetase family protein encodes the protein MTHAAPVSPVDRAGLRERVDKALTEFLAGQRIRLAAVDDALGPVAEAIEAFVLGGGKRLRPAFAYWGFRGAGGVDGDQVLTALAALEFVQASALIHDDLMDRSDTRRGEPAIHRRFATRHREAGWGGDPDGFGDAAAILLGDLCLVWSDELLHSAGLDLWSLARARPVFDEMRTEVTVGQYLDVLTQVTGDTSVERASKVARYKSAKYTVERPMLLGAALADAPEDVRTAYSAYGLPLGEAFQLRDDVLGVFGDPALTGKPAGDDLREGKRTYLVAAAVEATDDAGRELLLGRLGDPELDEQGVTRLREVISGSGALARTEQRIVTLTDTALAALTAIDLETEARQALVDLAIAATRRAD